The region AGCAATGTATTACagatgctttcacaaacatttttctctatgtgcatcacatccaaattgtgacgaacatacaattcctaaaaaaattgcaaaagaaaTAACTAATGAAATTCCTCCAAAAACAATAATTTACACAAAATTTTTTTAGAGTAGTAAGAATGTGCTAACCTTCCAATAAGGTAACTGAAAAAATATGGATCGTTTTttccacatttcttttgaatcattttgtttccttttctttgaagtggattttccccaaacattcacaaaatCTTTAAGGTGTTCAGCAATTGTAGTCCCATTCATGATTCTTGGGGGATTTCCATGCTCAACTTTTCCATCAAACCAACTTCTTTTACTCCGAAATGGATGGTCTTCTTTAAGAAATTTTCGATGACCTCGATATGAAAACTTCCCACTATGTTTTAGCCACTTTGAATGAGTACCATAACCACATAGGGGACAACTAAAACATCCCTTATTTTTACAACCAGCAAGGTTCCCGTATGCTGGAAAATCTTGGATTGTCCACATCAAAATAGCCCGCAACTTGAAATTTGTGTTGTCCAATGCATCATGAGCATCAACACCCTCATTCCATAATAATTTCAAGTCCTCTACGAGGGGTTCTAagtatatatcaatatcattcccaAGCTGTTTAGGTCCTGGAATtaacattgataataaaatattctcctgtttcatgaacaaccatgggggtaagtTGTACATGACCAACAAAATAGGCCAAACACTATACTTAGAACTTAAATTACTAAATGGGTTAAATCCATCTGTGGAAAGGCCAAGTCTAATATTTCTCTCTTCATTTGAAAATGATGGCCATTTATCATTGACTAGCTCCCATGCTGCTGAATCCACTGGGTGACGCATTTTTCCATCGCAActtttattgttgtgatgccatcTTAATTCCTTTGAAATTCTTTTAGACATGAACATCCGTTTCAACCTAGGGATTATAGGAAAGTACCTCAAAACTTTTGCTGGGACACCATGTCGAACCTTTTTAGTAAGCTTATCTGACATCCAACGTGAGGTTCCACATGTTGGACATTCTTGcaagttttctttatcttttctaaACAAACAGCAATCATTAACACACGCATGAATCTTTTCATATCCTAAATCAAATAATCGAAGAAATTTTCGAACCTCATACATAGACTTGGGATCATATTATCTAAAGGAAACATATCATTCAAAAGTCTTAACAATTCATCAAAAGTTTTGTCGGACCATCCATTGGTAGTTTTAACCTTATACAATGCAACAATTGACGATAACTTAGTATATTTAGTGCATTGTGGATATAATGGAGTGTCTGCATCTTCTATTTTTTCCATAAAAGTGTCATCATGACCTTCTAGATGACTTTCAAAATCACAACCATCAATATTTGTAGCCCTAAACAAGTTGTAAGAATCAAATGTTTCCATTGTCTCTACATCATCATCTCTTGATaattcttccccatgatgaaaccagaTTTTGTATGTTGGATCAATCCCATAAATGACTAAGTGTTCATACAAAATGTTAATACATTGGTGACTTAAGTTTCGACAAACTTTGCATGGACACAATAACTTGTTTGGATAACCAGCTAGCTTTTCTGACATTTCTACAAAATTCTTAGCGCCTTCTCTATACTCATCCGAGGCTCTACAATTCAAATACaagttcatatttataatatattagtaacaaatacagtaagttactaattttactaagctagcactaattaaatccctaattcttattacctattgaagcgtAGCCAATTTTTATCCAACATGATCACCAATTTAGTTGTCCTGTTCtaaccaacaaaaagaaaattttTGATAAGTCTATGTAATGGTAAATACAAAAttgtatcaaccaaaatatactatatgatttgatttttaaaattacttgattttgagttcagaaatgaatttaagctgtttatttagtcttattgctaaacttgagataattctggcatttccaatcctcatctcaaagaaatattatatatatttacatatatatatatataaagagtattGTCAGTTCAAGAATTTGATATCTATTTCAATATGGTAGTTTGAGGGAGCTTCTGCTGAGGGAAATAAAGGAGTTAGTATATGGGTTTTGGTTCATCGATCTATGGAtaggaaagaaaaatgaaggaacttTTCTAATTTATTATTCATATAAACCCATTATTTAGTTCTGAATTTTATAACCATAAGTAATTAAAAGTACTAAAAAGCCTCAGTTTCCTTCTTTTTGTCTATTCTTTTTTCtatcctacttattttttatttatggttAAAAGTGATAAAATTTATGATGGTAAGGAGTTAGTATATGTTTGTCCAATTCGGGTCATGGTACTGTCAACTGCACATTCACCCCTTGCAAGTGATTATTTTGTCTCAACTGAACCCACATCATCTGATATATATCAGTATATCTACCATTTCCTACATCTGAGATGGAGGAAATGGTGTTTAAGCTGAGTTGTGTTCTGTTTACATATTATGAATTTCAGTGTTACCTTATCTAAATAATGCGTGAAGGTTTAAAGTAAGTTGTGCTAGTAATCATAACTGTAAACTTTTATCAACTTTCTTTCACTTGTTAGATTTACatgtatgcatgtatgtgtgTATGAATTTGAATTAAATTTACAAGTACACTCACTATGGCTTCATCATACATGTTTCATTTGTGTCAAAAAAACTTATCAAAcgcctaaaaatatatataaagcttttttttttaaatgaaattttCCTGGGAGAATGAAAGTCAAGATATACCAAGACTGATATGAATCTTGAATTTTGTTGAGGAAAAAAAACAGgtataaaaaatgaagaaaatatttTCATATGTATTTCGTAAAATAAGAAACAGATAAAATGAATagcaaaattatttttttgttttctcaGAAAGAATTTTGAAGGAatgttttcaaaaacaaaaagataaagaaaagaaagaaaggttTGGGTCTGATAGGAATATTCAAAGCCTCCTTATCATAAATTATAATGCATGATAAGTATAATTTTagattagaaaaaaaaatgttcatACCCCTCTCCATTTACATTTTTAAGGAAAAAGGATAGAGAGGGGAgatgaggaaaaaaaaaagagaatagaaatatttttagttgaacttttaaaaaaaaaattgtaatacgCTTTTAATTGAAgggaatatattcatttaattgtAAGTTTGATAAATATCATATATTGTATTAGGATTAATAATTAAGAATTAGAGTGAGTATTGTGAACTCAGGTGTTGGTGGCTGATGGTTTATGTATTTGGAATAAACAAAATAGTGATGATTTGTTGTAGTTTAGAATATTTGATGAGAATTAGTAGTGACTAAAGTATGATGTGGTAGGATATTATGTGTGAGTGTAGTTTATGTTGTTGAGTAGAAAAGTTATAAAGTATGATGTGGTATCGATTCGATGAAATTTAATTCTCATCTGAGTTGATACAACTAAATAGATACATATTTTATCTGCACTAGTATTCTATTCTAATTCTATAATAGTTCTTTCTTATTTATCTCTACAAACTCCATTAGCAGCCTTCTGAAATAGGTGATGACTTTAATTATGCCAGCTTTGTGAGGGAGAAAAGATCTAAAAGATAAATGGAAGCTAGTTAAGTTATACTTGTACACACACACACAACACATATCTTTAGTTGTTTTAAGCAGTTATGGATTATGGTTTTAGTTCACCTTAAGATTTTTCAAGTTCACTTTGTATTTAGTTAATTGATGACTAAATTTCTATGGTTTCGATTTTCCCCACATGAGTTTCGATTCTACTTTcaaatttctatggtttttgaagtttattagatatacatcaaataactaacagaagatcagaaaacattccagccatatttattaaccaaccatcaatcattatcaattcaaaatattcaatcaacacacaagttttcttccttatctcgccgcagcacacaaatttctcagaacctacttcactaatacacacaagttctcaaccttccgttatcaccgcagcacacaataataataatctcagaacctacttcactatggatgaatatctaagatattcaaactcatctaacatttgcaaagtattttaacaaaaataaaagaaaacatacctcttgcaaactgctgcaaataaagttccctccaattctgaatttctgaaagagttaaagaaattTAGAAACTTGCGTAGAGAACCCAATAAATCAAAAAGTCATGTCACAATTATGTTCAACCATGTAAGTCGTAACTTTGCATGCTAACATATATGCACAAACTGTGAATGTGAGGagcttatataaattaaaaatattccataagcaaaatatataaacttaaatcatATGATTAGCTGAGTttgatttattatataataaaactaaaattttaatagaattttgggtcattaagaaAGCCACATGTGGAATAATTAGAGTAAACATATCTTTCTAGTGTTGTTAGAAAGCTGGCTTATAAAGTTAGTTATGGTAGTTATATCCTACACATTGTATAAATGTTCCAGCTGTCTTATAAAGCTAGTTGGGTATTGTGAGGAAGAAAAATAACTCAAGAGAAGAAGagtgaaaacagagaaaaaaagcTGAGAAAAAACCTCCAATTGTTTTCAAacagttcttttttttttggcaacTAATTCAAATAAGGCTAAggcccatatatatataaatataaataagctTCATCTCATTAAAAAACTGTGAGACAAAGAAGCATATCATGTGTTTGTAAGCTAGTGTTccttattccatttttttttctttatgcaaaGTATGAATTAAGTTAACTGCCAATCAAATTTGTAACatgtttctttctttctttctacttcttcttcttttttcctttcttcCTTGTAGCTTTTTGATTTCAATCAATCAGGAGAAGATATTTTTTGCAATTGTAGGGTACTAAAAGAAGATGCAAAACTTCAAATATACGAGGCAAGTTTTTTCTTCCTacgttatatatttttttttttgatcgaAAAAGGAAATATATTGCACCAAAACACTGATTACATCAACAAGTTCAGAAACAGAGCAGCATACAACACCAGCTCACAACTTCCTAACAAACTCAGCAAGAGCTCTATTCTTGTCCATAATCTTTTGACTCAAACTACCAAGAAATCTAGCTTTCAAACTCATTTTAATCATACTATCTAAACTATGAGCAAAAAAACAGGAATTTCTATTACACCAAATACCATAGACAGCAGCTGCCAAGGAGGCTACAGCAATGCGATGCATAAGATTTTTGGGCTTCCCATCTAACCACTTCTTATATTTTGTTAGTGAGCATATACAGATTTCTGGTTTTTATGGGGTTAGACTTATTGAGACTAACAGTGACCATATTTTTGTTTTAGATTAAACGTGCTTATGTGCGGCACATGCTCAGGGACATATCTTGCCTTGAAAAAGATTTGGACATGAGGCTGGATCTATGCACCAGAAGACCTGTTACTACACTTACTGTAAGTTCTCTCTATTCAAGTGCTGATGTACCTATATATCCATGCACCTACTATTATAGAATTCAAAAGTTTGAGATCTTTCTCTCTGATGAAGGTACCATTATTGTTAAATATCATTTGTATTTACCAAATGACcccaccagaaaaggctaaaacTTGATGTTTAGAACATGAGAAATATCTGGTAATTATGTCATGAAGTTGATTTCTAAGAATACATTCTATGTGCTTTTGCAGGATGATGAACTGCAAGGCATTAAGGAATTGATTGATTCAGCTATTTTAGATAGAGAAGTTAAGGGTGGACTGAGATGGCCCTTGGGGAACGCAGTTTCTGGAGATAAAATTCGTGTGACTGCAGTCTGGCATGTAATaagtaaaaaatacaaaaatccaTCACTAAAgctgaaaataaaaaatgttgaTCGGTATAAATTTTTATCATCAACTGAGGAACCTAGAAGGGAGGTTGTTATAATGCTAAAAGGAGTAGCTTCAGAATTAATGGTATATATCTCTTTTGTGGTTAACATAAATAGTTTGAATCCTGCTGAACATTGAATATAGTTTCTGTTTTCTTTTTGGTTATAACTTTTTCATTTCTTAAGATCTGTGAcctgtttcttttttcttcttttctaatgTTCAGAAACAAAGGGCTGATATGAATCTCATTAGTGAGATGTTGAAAGATGACTTGAAGGCTATATGGAACAACTTTCTTTGAAAACATGTAGATGGCTTGCCATTATTCTATCACTTTTATAACAAATACATATATAGATACATATGAGAACAAAAGACTTTCATTTATTAAAGAAACAAGCAATCCATAGCATCTAAACAAGAAATATACATAAATATGcacctaccaaaaaaaaaatctggTTTATTTTAATGGAACATTAGCAGCAATAGCTAGTTTGAATGAGAACCTTTTTCATAGCACAAATCCTATAATTTGTAGATACCTGGAGGTTTCAGAATGCCCTTTTTATTAAAGAACTACATAAAAAGAGATCAATTACCAAAAATATAGTTACCAAAAATTACATGAACCTGTCAAGGGACAACAAAAAGCTTCTCCTTATGAATAATACAGGTACCTATTTATTAAAAGCTAAACTAGAAAGGTTGTTAGCCAAAAACATAGAAGGATATATGGAAAGAAGTGTTACTATCATCTTCCACCACTTCAAAGTCTCAAAAAAGTCAAAGCACACATTCTAAAACATTGCCTCATTTCTCATTTCAAACTAGAAACCCCcactttttcttgtttttttcaaTAACTTGTCTAATGTGATATTTATTTTACACATGAGATTATCAATGCAATTTTCAAACATGCTCAATTATTTTCtgttataaatatatatcttataTAAAGCGTATGAAGGAGACAAAACAGGGACCATCTAAAACATCATCATAATAGTTGCATATACCTCCTTGGAACTGATTTCAGTTCGTCAAGAGAAGAAGAGTGAAAACAGAGAGCCTGAATGGCATCTTGGTACACCAGAAAGTGGCCAAAATGGTAGGAGATGCAAAGCTCTTAGAAGGGAAAAAGGTTGAGGAGATTGCTAACCTTTAGTCAACAGCAAGATTAGGCACAGTTTAGTCAATATTGATTTAAACTTTTATGGTTCACGTTTGAATTCATTTTCTAATACATTTGAAGCTATTCTGATGGTGGTTGAGTTATATTACTTCAGTTCCAAATGTAAACATATCAAATGCAACAATATCTATATGCAACTTTTAGTTCCAAATGAGAATAGCAGCAAAAGGTTTAGCTCTGGAGGAACTAACCAGCAAATGAGAGAAGTCAAGTTCCTTGTGTGTCACTGAAAACTCAATATCGAAAGGTGCAATCTAGGGATgggcaaaaaaaaaatttgaagaatGAGATAAGGTGATTAGTGGAACATCCACCACAAAAACAGGGTAAACATGGATCACCTGAAATAATGAGTTTTACTCTCACTTTAGAAATGGAAAGCTTCGTGAGGTAGAGACTTcggtgagggcggagagacttcggtgagggcggagagacttcgtgagggcggaggcagagatgagttgagggcggtgagtcttcgtgagggcggagagggcttcGTGAGTGAGAGAAAGGCTGAGAGAAAGACTGAGAGAGGGCTTCGTGAGTTAGAGAAAGGCTTGAGAAAGAGAAAGGGAATTTTGGCATAAACTCATTTTGCCGCCTGGAATTttagtcatatggcgccaaaaatgTTAATGCCCACTATTCATCAGCCGTGTTAATTTTAATCCCCCATTAATAAtagcatttttaaaaatatgctatactttaatgtaatatatactcaattttgttgtagtgctccctcaatatggttaactttcgaacaacgacgagtttcgagcctgagaattaagtcatataggatgattagaaacaaacttagaaaataataaatatgccttattttctaagtatagaaacacaccctagtgataaagaaggcttatctAATTTTTCATTAGaattcataattaataggttcgagttatgtttgcttagattaagttttgttttagagcctattagggtaagttctaacatgtttttatcgactgttagaactttgctgaagatatcgctcagaaggtctgcatgcaCCAATGTCAATGCCTCTAGCGTCGctcctgagactaatgaagcccctccagttcgcagaaggggagcgtGTGCTACCACTACTGTTGTTGCTAACCAAAGTGCACCGTCGCCACCAGTTGACAACACAACAGAAATTGCCAAactacgacaacaagttgaggaattacttcAATAACAACGACAGCAGACTCAGACTCAACCTCTGCCTCCGCCGAAACCACAACCTcaacaaatggctcaagcaccccatcaagtaggtcttTATGGGGGATGACCAATGGAAAACTATGCaccctacccagctcagtacatggagccaatctacgagcagtTTCGTAAACAACACGCTCAGAACTTTCAAGGGAcaatagacccctttgaggtggaagaatggctcagaaatgtagagctgatcctagcgcacatgaatctcggcaacgcggaccgcatatcctgatGAAGACACCAAAACCACAAAACTAGGAAgataaaatgtaaatattatgcttaagatgaaggtctatttataagaaccataaGCTCATCTTAGCCATTGGATCCAATGcttgatcaatggtcaagaagggGGCTAAGCATTTTCCTTGGGACCCGCAGAgcacaatgataggctcacattcaccCTCAAAATCTCATAATGGTctccaaagtgtgtttttctataatgCCAAAATGACAAGGCATGCTAATACCTCGCGGGCATCCCAAAAGCATCACACCTTGAAGTCTACAAGTGAGCCTGAAGAACCTCTCATAGATTgcgggggcaagtgtggataccaaaaatcctagTTGCACAAGACTCCCACCTTGTGCCCTTCAAACCATAGATTTGAGATTGCAGCGGCGAAGCCCGACCTGACACCTTCCGCTAAGATCCCCGCGACAGAACCAAGCGAGACATGGTCTTGAGCCACAGGCCTTCATCTCGTGCCATGAGGGTCTCGCGTTAAAATCACCTC is a window of Humulus lupulus chromosome 4, drHumLupu1.1, whole genome shotgun sequence DNA encoding:
- the LOC133832894 gene encoding uncharacterized protein LOC133832894, which translates into the protein MSEKLAGYPNKLLCPCKVCRNLSHQCINILYEHLVIYGIDPTYKIWFHHGEELSRDDDVETMETFDSYNLFRATNIDGCDFESHLEGHDDTFMEKIEDADTPLYPQCTKYTKLSSIVALYKVKTTNGWSDKTFDELLRLLNDIKDKENLQECPTCGTSRWMSDKLTKKVRHGVPAKVLRYFPIIPRLKRMFMSKRISKELRWHHNNKSCDGKMRHPVDSAAWELVNDKWPSFSNEERNIRLGLSTDGFNPFRPKQLGNDIDIYLEPLVEDLKLLWNEGVDAHDALDNTNFKLRAILMWTIQDFPAYGNLAEKNVCESICNTLLDVAGKSKDGLKARLDLQHMGIRSALHPQEKGTRTYLPAALHTLSKLEKELFCKRLFSLKVPDGYSSNIRNCVSMEQCKLMGLKSHDCHILMQQLLPVAIKGLMPLGPRDAIIRLCTFFNRICQCVLDRESIMTLENDVIETLCLLERFFPPSFFDVMIHLVVHIGREARLFYVNILLMMSNCVINRRMKILKDYVRNRARPEGCIAECYLADECVSVCNEFTDHSIELNTKEGRNEEWSNDVILEGRPISRRKEIILTDELLEIAHRYILLNTSVVEPFLE
- the LOC133829408 gene encoding uncharacterized protein LOC133829408, with the translated sequence MLRDISCLEKDLDMRLDLCTRRPVTTLTDDELQGIKELIDSAILDREVKGGLRWPLGNAVSGDKIRVTAVWHVISKKYKNPSLKLKIKNVDRYKFLSSTEEPRREVVIMLKGVASELMKQRADMNLISEMLKDDLKAIWNNFL